The Alligator mississippiensis isolate rAllMis1 chromosome 3, rAllMis1, whole genome shotgun sequence DNA window CTTCTTGCTGAGGAGCTAAATGACAAatttaaatccttttttatttataaCTTACATTATAATAGCAATATAATATACACTCCTTTGCCTCATCTGTGATCCAATGCCTTCATTCCAATAAACTAACTCAcctaggggtcatgattgaccacaagatgaatatgagccttcagtgtgatgctgcggctagtaaagcgagcaaaatgctggcttgcattcatagctgcctctcaagcaaatcccaggacgtcattctcccattgtacttggccttggtgaggctgcagctggagtactgcattcagttttgggctccgcaattcaaaaaggatgtggagaagcttgagagagtccagagaagagccacccacatgatcagaggtcaggaaaacagatcttacgacgacaggctgagagccctggggctcttcagcctggaaaagcgcaggctcaggggtgatctgatggccacctataagtttatcaggggtgaccaccagtatctgggggaatgtttgttcaccagggcacaccaagggatgatgaggtttcatagattcatagatgttagggtcggaagggacctcaatagatcatcgagtccgacccccctgttgaacggttataaactactgcaagaccgtgtcaggctggatgtaaggaagaatttctttactgtctgagtccccaaggtctggaatagcctgccaccggaggtggttcatgcacctgctttgaatgccttcaagagaagtttggatgtttttcttgctgggatcctatgactgaCTTccggcccctggggcagggggctggattcaatcttccgaagtcccttccagccctaatgtctatgaaatctatgaaccttttGTCCCACCCTTTATTAAACCAGAAAGTAGACTGTGGACAAGAAGTATAATTATGCTAGCACAGAACTGAGCAGCCCTTCTGAATGTTTTAATACAATTCCTTTAAGGATTTGAAATAACTTATTTTCTTGGTAGAATATCCCAAAAACCTATTACTGCAGTACCAGGGAAGACATATCCATGTCTCAAGAATCTAGGCCCTTGATAATGCCTCAACTCTGAAGAGAAGGATGTTCCAGTAGACAGGAGCAGCTTCGGCCAAGGCCAGAGCAGTTGTCTGGAGACAttcaggttagggacagaaattacacataaactggtataagtgattggaaaccggttcaaatctctaacacaacagaagctcagtgcatataaactgctttcaaaatggatggaaccagtttaagataaacctggttgaatgtagtatcagatttaattcaTTTAGTTTCAATCAATTcatttaacttctgtcccagatcccctccacattcaaattaactcacagtcccccatcatcccaggatgctttgcagggtgggtgggctaggcttggcccaagctgtctgctccagctgagcagggaagcatcctctagtgccccctgacttctggtccgggccactgtgggcatgtggctacatttctaggatcaaaagtaaatgtctgctcacttgcttattggttcaatctatgcatcttaaactaacctgtgaagattaaattaattcagcctcagcctttttgactgtctgtacttagcctcagagAACTCTTTACTGTTTTGATAGGACTTTCCCTACTCTGTACTGACTAGCTTTTTGTTTCTGCTTTCCTCTCTGTCTGTTACTCTGTTCATGTCAGATTCATTTTGTTCTTCATACATTCTTCTCTCCTATGCTGCTCCCTCAAACCTCTTTCCTTCctatttctttccatttatttgaTCCCTTACTAAATACCATGCAACCCCTCAAAAATCACAGAACTAAACTGATATTTGCTGCTATCACATCGTTTACTTTCCCTATGTGTGATACTCTTTCCACCAATTCACTCCTTGCCACTACTATAATAAACATGAGTAATGATAATAcgcaacaaaaaataaatacaaaaacagGTGACTACCCTGAATCCTTACCCCTCTCTTGCTAAGAAGAGAGAACACCATGATATCAGGATGCACTTACACTCTGGGTCAGTGCCCCAGCTCACCAACTTCATGGCTCTTTTTTTATCAGGAGCCAAACTAATAGTTACATTGCATGGCAGTCAGCCCAAACTCAAAGTTGTTTCTGAGCCTATAATGGGACAGGGAGTAGTGGGAAAGGTTCTGAATCTGAGTTTAGGTGAATGAGGGGTTGTAAGATTGAGTTTTATGATAGGAAGGCATCTAGCGCTAAAAGGGAAAACACTTCAGCACTTTAGCTGAAATAAATAGGAGATGTGGAAAGGTTTCAAGACAAGGAGGAAAAAGTTCTGGTTCAGGTTAAAGCAAATTTCTGAGCAGAAGTAGGCTTGGTTGGATGAAGAATGTAAAGGTATCACAGCATTTTCTGGGTAAGGAGGGATATGATTAGGCAGAACTGAGTGCAGGTGAATGGATAGAATGGGATCTGTGTACAGAGATAGGTGAATTGGTAAATGAGAATTTTGATCCTACAacatactgggtacatctacatgagatgctgactacacagtagccgaataatactgcacagtagcacatcacagcaccaacagtgctagtAAGCTATTGCATagtactattaggctactgcacagtagggtcactTAAAAGTTGTTcactgatactactgtgcagtaactctggttactgtgcatttatttggtACTTGAGTACACAAGTACCAtacacagtaaccactgtgcagttgcatctcatgtagacattaCCACTGGAAAATAAACGAGTTTTTTGGAGTTTTGCCTGTATAGGACCAAATCACCCAAACCTGGGATTATGAGTTTGGCTGTATTGGTGGTGTGGAAGCAGGAGTAGATAAAGGAGTGATATCAGCAGGAAAAAACCTGAAttggaaaggaaagagggagattGAGGCTAGGAAAAATGCGAATAGGGCCTCAATCTGTTTCCTCCTATTGTGCCCTGTATTCAACTAAAAAGTGTAATTGGACAAGGAAAAGAGCCCTTTTCCTATATAATCTCTCTGACTCCCAACCAATATTTTCCCCATTGCTCTAGTTGTACACTTAAAAACCTAGTCAGTCTGTCAGGGACAGTAAGAGGTAGGGTAAGGTAGAGTGACAGAACCATAGTAACTTCAACTCCATCACTTGTGTGGGGAACCAGCTACTACTGTATGGCTACCAGTTAATCATCTAATTTATTGCTAAACTTGAACTATAAACTGTAGTTAATAAACCTACAGGATAGATCAAAACACACCTGAAAGTCCTTCAAATTATCAAGTATTACAGCTGTTTGATTATTTTAGAACCTCTACTGATATGTGGTATCAGCTCAAGGCCACCTCTGCAAGTGTCTACATTAATcctctagggtttttttttttacagaaatgtCAGTCAGAAAGAAGACACAATAAGATTCCATCCAAGAATGGTTAATTAATAGCTTGCCTAGATTATCTGATTTTAGCTCAGTGAATTGGGTCCCCCTACTATATATAAAGTGACTCTCTAACTTTGTCCTCTACATCATGCTGAATCTTTAAAGTATATCTTACTAGTAACTACTCTTTTTCATTTGGAATTTCATTGCAATTGCTGAAAATGTTTCCAGCATCTTTGATCTGGGGAACAGTGGTGATACTCTGCTGTTGTTTTTGGTTTCTTCTAGGAAAAAGGAGGAGGTAAAGAATCTTTTTAACTATATCCAAAGCCTGTTATCTCTTATTTCATTCAAAAGATATTgtttataaaattaaaacaaaagtaattTGAACATAGATTCACAAATAAAGGAGAACAATAATGATGctactgttttggtttttttgagaGATTGATATTCcagtatatttttttctatagctAAATAAAAATGGGCTAAGCAGATCCATAACATTGTTTTTGGGTACAACAGTAACAACAGATATAAATAAAAACTTATCTGTAAATGAAGACAAAACTTCTATAATTTGGTTTGTGCAAGGTCTTGTATTCAGGCATGCTTAGTACACACAAGAGTTCTGGGATCTTGAGATTTTTGAGCAATCAGGTCCCACACATATTTCTGTCTGATAACTGGATAATTGATTTATCCTTatgcttttttgctttctttctctatATCACAGACAGATTTAGTGCAGTTTAATCTGAACTGTAGCTATTTTAAATAAGGATTGAATATTGAATTTTTAATGAGGCAACATTTGCATTGTTTACAGTTAAATACATGTTTTCATGGGATAGGCTCTAAAAGCTTTATTCTATAGGCAAAGGTCATGTCTGCAGAAACAAGTTCAAGCATAAGGGgtttttaattttataatttcTCTATACCTTATGTATTCTCTTcagttacagtttttatttatttatttaagaaataataaaatatctaAAATTAATTACTTGGTGTACTATCACAATAAGCAAGTTATAAGCACcaaaaataaaactgttatttgtaACATTCTGCATTAGTCCAAAGGAAGGAAAGTAGTTACTTTCATCTCAAATATATGGaccatttaagcacatgcttaactttcaTTCTGTGCATAAGCATTCTGCCAATTCAGGGCTAGAGCATGTAATCTTCATTTCATAAGTCAAAGGCAAATTCCAATTGATTTCTGTGGTGCAGGATCTCAGCCAAGTGGGACATGCCAATAATCTTTCTTTAATAGGTTCAACGTGCTGAGCATTTAGCATGTCAGAGAACCATACGAGCCAAAAACCAACCAGCTAGTACAATAATTCAGTTTTAGTGTCTCTTGAAGTCCATGTTCTGTTTAGCCATGTTCAATTCTTCTTTCTTGCAGACTACTGAACTGATTTAATAATGCAGTTACTTTTCCCATTCTTTACGGTATATTTAACAATATAATTAATACAATGCTATCTATTTTAGAATTTGCAGAGCAAGCAAGGGCCTGACTCTGCAAAGAGGGTACCACCCATTCCTGCAAAGTGAGCCCACTTCAAAGTAAAAAGCATATTAGGGGTGTTGCAAATATTAAATTGAGGATATTAAAACAACTAGTCCAAAGTGTTCAGTTGCTCATGGAATTACCTATACCATTGAAGGAGTTttgcccttgacttcagtgggcacaGGATCAGACCTAGGTTTTTAGGAGACTGTGATATACCCTTTAAagacactggacatgtctacatgcgACAGtgactgtacagtagcctgacactactgcacagtagcattgtgtggcaaaaaccatgatgtgatgctattgtgcagtagtgtcacaaaaaaggcattcaccggtgctactgcacagtagcatgtcatgtagatgtggccatggGATTTAGgctattgattttaatgggagtaAGTGTGGTTTCTTCCCAACAAATTAATAAGCAGAAACTACAGCCCTTTTGCTATAaagcagtggtggccaacctcTAGCAGGGttgccacaggcagcctctgtgtgtggtacaTGGTAAATTAGAGGGGGTACGGGCAGCTCAGCCACAGATATGGCAGGAAtcagaaagcaaagtagcaaaTTGGGTAGGAAGTACAGggaagggagtagaaagcagagcagatcaagcagggagcacaaggctgggaacagaaagcagggcagcagattgggcacaggaaggggatcaaagtggcacctgggcagtggcaggggtacTGTAATTTGTGATGTGTCTGCCAAAAAAGTTGCCCCCCACTATTGTAGAGCAGGACTCAAACAAGGAATTTTTACCCACTTGAATAGCCACATGGAAATCAGTAGGAATACCTGAGTATATAAATTGGAgctaataaaacatttttattcttttccaaTTAAAAGTGAAAAACAGACATTTTTAATTTTGAGAAGTCACATTTAGCAAATGTTTTTGGTTTTCCATATAAACTTTTTTtgactgaaagtgaaacaaatcATCAGTATGGGCTGACCAAACTAGGCTTCCATAAAGTTACTCACAGATGAGATTAAACGTATTGAAAGGCAGCTGTCAGGAAAAAGTAGATAAAGTAATGAAAGAAATGAAGAACAAAGTaacaaaatgcaaacaaaaccTAACAAAACTTAAACCAAATACATGTCCCTTTCCTCTTGCCATATGAACTGTCAAACTTAGACTGCCAGAGGAGTCAGCTTCAGTAATGGGGCTTCTCCATGGACAAAATTCTACCACTGGTCCTGAAAAGTCCTACCCTAGATCCAAAATATCTCAGGCAATTGGGCCAATTTATTATGTCCGATGTCTTCATCAGTGTTGCTCTGTAGAAAGATGTTGACTGATAAGGTCATTCTTTCCAGCATACTCTCGACCTCTGAATGGATTTACTTATCAAAGGGAGGGGAAATTCCTGTTAACAgtgataaaaatgaaatgttataAATAGAGCAGTTTCTTAATCTTGCTTAGCTAGAAGACTCAAAGGATGGATATTATTTTATATCCCTAATTTACAGCATTTGTTTATAATTTGCAGGCGTTCAGGTGAGCCACCATTGGAAAATGGATTACTCCCATATCTGGGTTGTGCCTTGCAGTTTGGTGCAAATCCTCTTGAATTTCTCAGAGCAAGACAAAAGAGATATGGCTGTGTCTTCACATGCAAAGTAGCTGGAAAATATATTCACTTTCTCACTGACCCCTTTTCATACCACTCACTTACACGCCATGGAAAGCATCTGGACTGGAAAAAGTTCCATTTTGCTGCTTCTGCCAAGGTACCACTTAAAAGCGTTTTGATTCTTACCATAATTTAAtgtttatcatttaaaatatcaGCATAGTCAAGTCAGGCAGTAATTATATGTCTTTTCAGTAAGTCTACCTTGCTGACACAATGCTTGTCTCATGGCTCACATCTACCACAATGTTTCAgttgcttttttggttttgtttcccttaatataaaataaaaacgAATCTGGCAAATAAATGCAGACTACTCAAGAATTACATTATTTAGTTGGTTGATACCATAAATCATTAGAGTGGAAAGAACATTAGCCTAAGGTGTAAATTGGTTCACAGTGCTGGGGAGCCAAGGGCACTCAGTCCTTCTCAGAAGGTGATCATAATGTTGGAAGATTAGAGCCTGgcctttcaaaaatgttttgGCACAATAAAGTGCTCAGTCAAACTCTTCTTGAAGCAAGTGAAaagacttccattgacttcaggaggAATTAAATGTGGTCCTAAATTAATTTGATTTCGTTATAAACATCGAgtagaatttatttttgtttacttGTTTAATAATCGCCAAGATTTGTAGTTAAGTTTGAACTACAGAGTTGATAGTTCTTATATTTCCCTGCACTAAATTACAAAGAAAGGCATCTTGGCTATGATTTTCCTTGTACATTATTACTCACCAAGGTTATGATACGCCTCATTTATCTCCCATACAATTTATTTGGTGGCAGGCTTTTGGACATGGCAGTATTGACCCAAATGACGGAAAGACCAGTGAAGATTTTCATCACACTTTTATTAAAACTCTACAAGGTAATGCCTTGAATCCTCTTATTGAAACCATGATGGAAAACCTACAGTATGTCATGCTACAGTCAAGCACATCTAAACTCCATCCCAACAACTGGATAACAGATAGACTTCATGCATTCTGCAGTCGGGTGATGTTTGAAGCTGGCTTTTTAACATTCTTTGGTACAGAGCTCAATTCAAATCATGATGACAATCTGTCTAAGCAGGAAATGGAGAGAGCACGTATTCTAAatgctcttgaaaacttcaagGAATTTGACAAAATCTTTCCAGCCCTTGTAGCAGGCCTACCTATCCATATGTTCAAGAACGCCCACAGTGCACGAGCAAAGCTGGAACAGGAACTGCTCCACGAGAAACTCTATAAAAGGGACAACATCTCAGAGCTTGTCACACTCCGCATGTTCTTGAATGATACTCTGTCCACTTTTGATGATAAGGAAAAAGCCAAAACCCATGTGGTTATACTGTGGGCTTCACAGTCTAATACAATACCTGCTACTTTTTGGAGCTTATTCCATATTATTAGGTAAGTACTAATGTTTTAAGtttccaaaaaggaaaaataactttCTGACTTTGATGCTAAGAAATCGTTTTGATATAAAGGGCCACATTGATGTCAGTGGCAAAAGTCATATAGATCTCAGTAGGACTAGGCCTTTGTCATGAATCTGTACTTCTATAGAAACATCTTTCACGATAGGGCAGGAGATAGTACAACATAGGCCTTCTCTACATTAGGaatattttctaaaaatattctGCCCAGTGTTTTAAATCCAAGTTTAGAAAAGTTCCTGGCACCAAATGTGCTTTAAAAACCATACAGCAAGTCAAAATAGTACAATAACAAAAATAGAGGTTGGCAGCAGAAGGCTTAGCAGCAGTAGGGATCCCACTGTTAGGTAGTTAGGCATTTTCTGACCATTTCCATTTAGTAGATATAATCTTATTGTATGTTTTAGTATGCTTTAGTTTGTGCCCACCTGTATTCACAGAAGAATATTGGTTGCTTAGTAGAAAATCGTAAGAGAAACTAAATCAAATTAAATAGTGAGAGAAACTGAATCAAGTTACAATACCTGAAGATTTGACCCAGTAGGCCCTGATCCCCTACTCTGTTTTCCTCCAAAGGTGGCTGTGGAGAAGCTGGCATCCAGATCTCTGACTTGGCCTGGAAAAATCTCTCCTAAATTTCCAAATCCTTTCCAGACAATAAATTATTGTTTTAATTGTTACCTGTATATCTGTGATAAGCTAAAATAGCACAATTAAGACAGATAGTATTTCCTTGCCAATGTTAAGAATTGAAGCTTATATAGCATGGTTTGTTAAACCCCACAAAGGTGCTATACAAATTTACAAGCATTCTGATCCTGGAATCTTTTGGCATTTTGATTTTATGGGAGTTCTATATCCACAAATATTACAATATTATGATACATCTTATATGTGTCTAAAATCACTTCTCCCATTATTCAAGTCATCTGTAGTTGTATAGAAACCCCCAAAACTGAAACTTTATTCAGTGTAAAtgacgggggggggagggggggtgtctacacaagacgtttactgcgcagtcaactaattagctgcacaggaaacgtctcagtgtctacatatgaGCCCCTATTAAATTAAACTAAttcactccacagcaggatagaatttgtaaatacaaggactatcctgctgtggaataaaaacaggcatgagagtgcttcagtgcgagagctgccagccagctagccctgcactgaagcttccttgtgccccagccagcctctctgcagcacgttgagccaggggaggaggggtgcagtTCTGGGATGACAGGCTGAGCCCCCAGGATctcctgctagctggggctgctctgcctgggctccacgtggtgcacatgaataaactgtggagcatattgctctggagttaattgcttctGGGAACACGTTCAAATGGTGCTCCTgtgagcaattaactctggagcaataagctctgcagtatATTCATGCAAcataattgcatatgtagacatacccagggaGATATTTTTTCAGGGAGGCAGAAAGTAGTCACCTAAAAGGACATCAGTCAGAATAGTTGATGATATGATAGTGATCTATGATACCTTTATCTTGACTGTTAGCATTGATGGGACTGTTTTATAATCTGCAAACAAATCATTTTATTCCTTATTCTTGGCATCGTTTTACAGTGATGTCATTATTTATTCATCAGCAGTATTGTACACATTAATGTCCTACTCAGGAATAGATACAGaaccaaatactcaattaaaaaaaaaaaattctgagcaAGCAGAATTTTTCCAATACCTATCTAAAAGGTATAATACTGTTTTGTCTGGATGCTTTTCTGCAGCGCTTTCATTTTACAAAATTAAACTAGTGAATTAACAAACTGAACTGTAGACAGAAAGAAAAGTGTAATTGAACTCTGCAATGTTTTTAATACAGTACTTCTATGACATAAATAGCTTTTATTTCTGCTATTTTGATTTTAGGAACCCAGAAGCAATGAAAG harbors:
- the LOC102573271 gene encoding cytochrome P450 7A1; the encoded protein is MGSVYRDRRSGEPPLENGLLPYLGCALQFGANPLEFLRARQKRYGCVFTCKVAGKYIHFLTDPFSYHSLTRHGKHLDWKKFHFAASAKAFGHGSIDPNDGKTSEDFHHTFIKTLQGNALNPLIETMMENLQYVMLQSSTSKLHPNNWITDRLHAFCSRVMFEAGFLTFFGTELNSNHDDNLSKQEMERARILNALENFKEFDKIFPALVAGLPIHMFKNAHSARAKLEQELLHEKLYKRDNISELVTLRMFLNDTLSTFDDKEKAKTHVVILWASQSNTIPATFWSLFHIIRNPEAMKAATEEVKNTLEDAGEKISLDGKYISLNRKQLDNMPVLDSIIKEAIRLSSASMTVRVAKEDFTLRLEDDSYNIRKNDFVALYPQLMHFDPEIYADPTIFKYDRFLNENGEEKTAFYHSGRKLRHYYMPFGAGIAKCPGRLFAVHEIKQFLTLLLSYFEMELVDNDVARPSLDQSRAGLGILPPVNDIDFRYRLKCL